The Fundidesulfovibrio putealis DSM 16056 genome segment ATGTTGGGCGCGGGAGGCTTCTTGTTGAAGCCGATGGATTCCAGCCAGTCGCGCACGTACTGCTTATCGAAGCTGGGCTGTCCCTGGCCGGGCGCGTAGCCCGAGGCGGGCCAGAAACGGGAGGAATCGGGCGTGAGCACCTCGTCGATGAGGATCAGCTCACCGTCGATGGTGCCGAATTCGAATTTGGTGTCAGCCACCAGGATGCCGCGCTCGGCCGCGTAGTCGCGGGCCTGGGAGTAGATGGCCAGGGCTGTGTCCTGCACTTTGTCGAACAGCTCCTGGCCGATCATGGCCTTGGCCTGGTCCAGGGTGATGTTCTCGTCATGCTGGCCAAGCTCCGCCTTGGTGGACGGGGTGAACAGGGGCTTCTCCAGCTTGTCGGACTCGCGCAGGCTGGCGGGCAGGGCGTGTCCGCAGACCGTGCCGGTGGCTTTGTAGTCTTTCCAGCCGGAGCCGGTGATGTAGCCGCGCACGATGCACTCGATGGGCAGGGGCTTGGCTTTGCGCACCAGCACGGCGCGGCCTTCCAGCATGTCCGCGTGAGCCTTCAGGGGCGCGGGGAAGTCGGCGGGCTCAGTGGCCAATAGGTGGTTCTTCAACAGATGCTTGAACTTTTCCATCCAGAAGATGGTGATCTTGTTGAGGATCACGCCTTTGAACGGAACAGGGTCCGGCAGGATGACGTCGAAAGCGGAGAGTCGGTCCGTGGTGACGATCAGCAGGGTGTCGTCCGAGACCTGATAGATATCGCGCACCTTGCCGCGCGAGAGCAGCGGGTACTCGGTGATGTTGGTGGTGTTGACCACTTGCATGTCGGGAACTCCTCCGGGAAATTAAACGTTGCGGCACTCCACGGACCGGGCGTGGGCTTCGAGCCCCTCCAGGCGCGCGAGTCTCGCGATCTTGGCCCCGTGCCTGCGCGCATAGGCCGGGGGCGCGGCGATGAGGCTCGACTTCTTGGTGAAGGTCTCCACGGACAAGGCCGAGGAGAAGCGGGCGTTGCCCATGGTGGGCAGCACGTGGTTGGGGCCTGCGAAGTAGTCGCCCACGGGTTCGGGACAGCCGCAGCCCAGGAATATAGCGCCCGCGTGGCGAATCTCGCCGAGCACGCTCCAGCCGTCGGCTATGGCCAGCTCCAGGTGCTCCGGGGCCAGCAGGTTAACGAGCTCGATGCCTTCCTTGAGCCCAGGCACGACCACCACGGCGCCCCAGTCGGCCAGGGCCTTGCGGGCGATCTCGCTGCGAGGCAGGCGCTCCAGCTGTTCGGCCAGCTCCTTGAGCGTGGCCTGGGCAACCTCCGGGCTGTCCGTCACCAGGATGGACGCGGCCTGCGGGTCGTGCTCGGCCTGGGACAACAGGTCCGCCGCCAGCCACGCGGGCGGGGCGGTCTGGTCCGCCAGGATGACGATCTCGCTGGGGCCGGCGATCATGTCGATGCCCACCTGGCCCACCAGCAGCCGCTTGGCCGTGGTGACGAATATGTTGCCGGGACCGGCCAGCACGTCCACCGGGGCGATGGTCCCGGTTCCGTAGGCCAGGGCGGCGATGGCCCAGGCGCTGCCGGTGCGGTAGATTTCCGTGATGCCCAGAAGCGAGGCCGCCGCCAGGATGTAGGGGTTCAGCGAACCGTCCTTGCGGGGCGGGGACACCGCCGCGATGCGTTCCACCCCGGCCACCTGGGCGGGGATGGCGTTCATGAGCAGCGAGGATATGAGCGGCGTTTCACCGCCCTGGCCTCCGGGCACATACAGGCCAACGGAGTCCACCGGGCGAACCATCTGGCCCAGGATCGTGCCGTCCTCGCGGGTGGTCCACCAGGACTTCTGCTTCTGGGATTCGTGAAAAGAGCGAATATTGTCGGCGGCTTCACGCAAGATGTCCATGTCCGAGGCGATGACCTGCCCGCGCGCGGCGGCGATCTCCTCGGGCGTCACGCGCAGCATGGAGGCAGTAAAGCCGGGGCAGTCGAAACGGCGGGTGAAGTCCACCAGGGCTTCGTCGCCCTGGGCGTGCACATAGGC includes the following:
- a CDS encoding phosphoribosylaminoimidazolesuccinocarboxamide synthase: MQVVNTTNITEYPLLSRGKVRDIYQVSDDTLLIVTTDRLSAFDVILPDPVPFKGVILNKITIFWMEKFKHLLKNHLLATEPADFPAPLKAHADMLEGRAVLVRKAKPLPIECIVRGYITGSGWKDYKATGTVCGHALPASLRESDKLEKPLFTPSTKAELGQHDENITLDQAKAMIGQELFDKVQDTALAIYSQARDYAAERGILVADTKFEFGTIDGELILIDEVLTPDSSRFWPASGYAPGQGQPSFDKQYVRDWLESIGFNKKPPAPNMPAEVALRTQQKYLEAYAALTGETLAF
- the hisD gene encoding histidinol dehydrogenase, whose protein sequence is MPCPQITYQRPEDFAPLHLKLKGRENPDQAVETRVREILAYVHAQGDEALVDFTRRFDCPGFTASMLRVTPEEIAAARGQVIASDMDILREAADNIRSFHESQKQKSWWTTREDGTILGQMVRPVDSVGLYVPGGQGGETPLISSLLMNAIPAQVAGVERIAAVSPPRKDGSLNPYILAAASLLGITEIYRTGSAWAIAALAYGTGTIAPVDVLAGPGNIFVTTAKRLLVGQVGIDMIAGPSEIVILADQTAPPAWLAADLLSQAEHDPQAASILVTDSPEVAQATLKELAEQLERLPRSEIARKALADWGAVVVVPGLKEGIELVNLLAPEHLELAIADGWSVLGEIRHAGAIFLGCGCPEPVGDYFAGPNHVLPTMGNARFSSALSVETFTKKSSLIAAPPAYARRHGAKIARLARLEGLEAHARSVECRNV